A single region of the Oncorhynchus masou masou isolate Uvic2021 unplaced genomic scaffold, UVic_Omas_1.1 unplaced_scaffold_1282, whole genome shotgun sequence genome encodes:
- the LOC135530179 gene encoding T-cell ecto-ADP-ribosyltransferase 1-like isoform X2, whose amino-acid sequence MVHLHQPGLNSSIPLDMVPDSVDDMYNGCTEQMYKVEKEYLVHENKEPFKTAWKWAESCAKNVKERFRKDNSEYNVGDKLSHNHIKAICAYTTGHPSIHSEFNQAVRTNRYEYTTSFKFHSLHFLLTDAIRLLKKKQSCHITYRRTKMKFVGKVNKTIRFGYFASSSLNKDNSEFGEKSCFEIETCFGAYLKSFPKMGTKEEEVLIPPYEVFNVTEVLKKEDHPTLWCDVVNKLQSTKIAKSNLNCKMFN is encoded by the exons ATG GTTCATCTCCATCAGCCTGGTCTCAATTCCAGCATACCCTTAGACATGGTCCCTGACTCTGTTGACGACATGTACAACGGCTGCACTGAACAAATGTACAAGGTGGAGAAGGAATATCTTGTACATGAAAACAAAGAGCCCTTCAAAACTGCCTGGAAGTGGGCCGAAAGTTGTGCAAAAAATGTGAAGGAACGATTCCGAAAGGACAATTCTGAGTACAATGTTGGCGACAAACTTTCCCATAATCATATCAAGGCTATCTGTGCTTACACAACAGGTCATCCTTCAATACACTCAGAGTTCAACCAAGCAGTCCGGACCAATAGATATGAGTATACAACCTCCTTCAAGTTCCACTCCCTGCATTTCCTCCTGACTGACGCCATTCGCCTTCTGAAAAAAAAACAATCTTGTCACATCACATACAGAAGAACCAAAATGAAGTTTGTGGGTAAAGTTAACAAAACTATTAGATTTGGCTACTTTGCCTCCAGCTCTCTTAACAAGGACAATTCTGAATTTGGAGAAAAGTCCTGCTTTGAGATAGAGACGTGTTTTGGCGCTTACCTGAAGTCCTTCCCCAAAATGGGGACAAAAGAAGAGGAGGTGTTGATTCCACCCTATGAAGTGTTCAACGTTACTGAGGTACTCAAGAAAGAAGATCATCCAACACTTTGGTGTGATGTTGTGAACAAACTACAGAGCACCAAAATAGCCAAGAGTAACCTGAATTGCAAAATGTTTAATTAA
- the LOC135530179 gene encoding T-cell ecto-ADP-ribosyltransferase 1-like isoform X1 yields the protein MERDNILTFAVLCVFHVWTLGVDSKMVHLHQPGLNSSIPLDMVPDSVDDMYNGCTEQMYKVEKEYLVHENKEPFKTAWKWAESCAKNVKERFRKDNSEYNVGDKLSHNHIKAICAYTTGHPSIHSEFNQAVRTNRYEYTTSFKFHSLHFLLTDAIRLLKKKQSCHITYRRTKMKFVGKVNKTIRFGYFASSSLNKDNSEFGEKSCFEIETCFGAYLKSFPKMGTKEEEVLIPPYEVFNVTEVLKKEDHPTLWCDVVNKLQSTKIAKSNLNCKMFN from the coding sequence GTTCATCTCCATCAGCCTGGTCTCAATTCCAGCATACCCTTAGACATGGTCCCTGACTCTGTTGACGACATGTACAACGGCTGCACTGAACAAATGTACAAGGTGGAGAAGGAATATCTTGTACATGAAAACAAAGAGCCCTTCAAAACTGCCTGGAAGTGGGCCGAAAGTTGTGCAAAAAATGTGAAGGAACGATTCCGAAAGGACAATTCTGAGTACAATGTTGGCGACAAACTTTCCCATAATCATATCAAGGCTATCTGTGCTTACACAACAGGTCATCCTTCAATACACTCAGAGTTCAACCAAGCAGTCCGGACCAATAGATATGAGTATACAACCTCCTTCAAGTTCCACTCCCTGCATTTCCTCCTGACTGACGCCATTCGCCTTCTGAAAAAAAAACAATCTTGTCACATCACATACAGAAGAACCAAAATGAAGTTTGTGGGTAAAGTTAACAAAACTATTAGATTTGGCTACTTTGCCTCCAGCTCTCTTAACAAGGACAATTCTGAATTTGGAGAAAAGTCCTGCTTTGAGATAGAGACGTGTTTTGGCGCTTACCTGAAGTCCTTCCCCAAAATGGGGACAAAAGAAGAGGAGGTGTTGATTCCACCCTATGAAGTGTTCAACGTTACTGAGGTACTCAAGAAAGAAGATCATCCAACACTTTGGTGTGATGTTGTGAACAAACTACAGAGCACCAAAATAGCCAAGAGTAACCTGAATTGCAAAATGTTTAATTAA